In one window of Thiobacillus sp. DNA:
- the rpmA gene encoding 50S ribosomal protein L27 produces MAHKKAGGSSRNGRDSESKRLGVKRYGGQFVPAGNILVRQRGTQFHPGTNVGVGKDYTLFAKVDGVVVFAVKGEKKRRTVSVIPVSA; encoded by the coding sequence ATGGCACACAAAAAAGCAGGCGGCAGTTCCCGTAACGGTCGCGACTCAGAATCCAAACGCCTGGGCGTGAAACGCTACGGCGGCCAGTTCGTGCCCGCCGGCAACATCCTGGTGCGTCAGCGCGGCACCCAGTTCCACCCCGGCACCAACGTGGGCGTGGGCAAGGACTACACCCTGTTCGCCAAGGTGGATGGCGTGGTCGTGTTCGCCGTCAAGGGCGAGAAGAAGCGCCGCACCGTCAGCGTGATCCCGGTCTCCGCCTAA
- a CDS encoding DUF3106 domain-containing protein, whose amino-acid sequence MALAINLALAGQHPWSGLSTAERSALAPLASDWNLFPGVQQERLLAVARHYPTLSPQQQLLLQKRLRAWSRLTPEQRQAARQNLSRIQTLPAEDQAKIKQRWLDALCKEFSPPGGDAPAK is encoded by the coding sequence ATGGCCCTGGCCATCAACCTTGCCCTGGCGGGCCAGCACCCATGGAGCGGCCTTAGCACCGCCGAGCGCTCTGCCCTGGCGCCCCTGGCCAGCGATTGGAACCTGTTCCCTGGAGTGCAACAGGAAAGGCTGCTGGCCGTGGCACGGCATTACCCCACCCTGTCTCCCCAGCAACAGCTGCTGCTGCAGAAACGCCTTCGGGCCTGGTCCCGCCTCACCCCGGAGCAACGCCAGGCGGCTCGCCAGAACCTGAGCCGCATCCAGACCCTGCCGGCGGAGGATCAAGCCAAGATCAAGCAGCGCTGGCTGGATGCCCTGTGCAAGGAGTTCTCGCCCCCGGGCGGGGATGCGCCGGCCAAGTGA
- a CDS encoding FKBP-type peptidyl-prolyl cis-trans isomerase: MSGLRPGDRVTLHYHLACSGEEVVNTFPEGPETFTLGSGELEGRLETLLLGLTEGQHLTFDLDPGEAFGQRDDQLVHTLARADFPADMELEPGHGVQFDLPNGQSMMGTVLEVGEDAVQVDFNHPLAGLPVTLEVQIISIEQPQ, encoded by the coding sequence ATGAGCGGCCTGCGTCCCGGCGACCGGGTCACCCTTCATTACCACCTTGCATGCAGCGGCGAGGAGGTAGTGAACACCTTCCCGGAAGGCCCAGAAACCTTCACCCTGGGTTCCGGGGAACTGGAAGGCCGCCTGGAAACCCTGCTGCTGGGCCTGACCGAAGGCCAGCATCTCACCTTCGACCTGGACCCCGGCGAGGCCTTCGGCCAGCGGGACGATCAACTCGTCCACACCCTGGCCCGGGCCGACTTCCCCGCCGACATGGAACTGGAACCCGGCCACGGCGTCCAGTTCGACCTGCCCAACGGCCAGAGCATGATGGGCACGGTGCTGGAGGTCGGCGAGGATGCCGTGCAGGTGGATTTCAACCATCCCCTGGCCGGCCTGCCCGTCACCCTGGAAGTCCAGATCATCAGCATCGAACAGCCCCAATGA
- a CDS encoding glutamate 5-kinase — protein sequence MNQSVIAGAGRLVVKVGSALVTNDGRGLDHARLALWSEQIAKLTHLGKEIVLVSSGAIAEGMQRLGWPRRPKALNELQAAAAVGQMGLVEAYERSFREHGLHTAQILLTHADLADRERYLNARTTLRRLLELKVVPIINENDTVTTDEIKVGDNDTLGALVANLIEADALIILTDQRGLYTADPRKHPEAEFVREAMAGDPKLEEMAGGAGSSVGTGGMLTKVLAARRAARSGAHTVIVSGREQDVLARLASGEALGTHLIARQEPLAARRQWLADHLQVGGRLVLDDGAAKALREGGKSLLSIGVVEVKGKFQRGDVVGCVDGSGRDLARGLVNYSSDEARRIARHASSEIEGILGYVDEPELIHRDNLVLL from the coding sequence ATGAACCAGTCCGTCATCGCCGGTGCCGGACGCCTGGTGGTGAAGGTGGGCAGCGCCCTGGTCACCAACGACGGCCGGGGTCTGGACCATGCCCGCCTGGCCCTGTGGTCCGAGCAGATTGCCAAGCTCACCCACTTGGGCAAGGAGATCGTCCTTGTCTCCAGCGGCGCCATCGCCGAGGGCATGCAGCGCCTGGGCTGGCCCAGACGACCCAAGGCCCTGAATGAACTCCAGGCCGCCGCCGCCGTGGGCCAGATGGGACTGGTGGAGGCCTACGAGCGCAGTTTCCGCGAGCACGGCCTCCACACCGCCCAGATACTACTCACCCATGCCGACCTGGCGGACCGGGAGCGCTACCTCAACGCCCGTACCACCCTGCGCCGCCTGCTGGAGCTGAAGGTGGTACCCATCATCAACGAGAATGACACGGTTACCACCGATGAGATCAAGGTGGGAGACAACGATACCCTGGGTGCCCTGGTGGCCAATCTTATCGAGGCGGACGCCCTCATCATCCTCACCGACCAGCGGGGCCTCTACACCGCCGATCCCCGCAAGCATCCGGAGGCGGAATTCGTGCGCGAAGCCATGGCCGGCGACCCCAAGCTGGAGGAAATGGCCGGCGGCGCCGGCTCCAGCGTGGGCACCGGCGGCATGCTCACCAAGGTCCTGGCCGCCAGGCGGGCCGCCCGCAGCGGCGCCCACACGGTCATCGTCAGTGGCCGGGAGCAGGACGTGCTGGCCCGCCTGGCCTCGGGCGAGGCCCTGGGCACCCATCTCATCGCCCGCCAGGAGCCCCTCGCCGCCCGCCGCCAGTGGCTGGCCGATCACCTGCAGGTGGGGGGCAGGCTGGTGCTGGATGACGGGGCGGCCAAGGCCCTGCGGGAAGGGGGCAAGAGCCTGCTGTCCATCGGCGTGGTGGAGGTGAAGGGGAAGTTCCAGCGTGGCGACGTGGTGGGCTGTGTCGATGGCTCGGGGCGGGATCTGGCCCGGGGGCTGGTGAACTACTCTTCCGACGAGGCGCGGCGGATTGCGCGGCATGCTTCCAGTGAGATTGAAGGCATCCTGGGGTATGTGGATGAACCGGAACTGATCCACCGGGATAACCTGGTGCTGCTCTGA
- a CDS encoding RNA polymerase sigma factor — MATNLEIDHFLAEVERRAYKHALYAIHDHHAALDVVQNAMMKLVERYSEKTVQELPMLFQRILQNAIHDHFRRAKVRDYWVKLVSPLREKDDDNTETLESLAAGAEDYSSPSPEQTAVENQHLALIEQAISELPARQREAFLLRYWEGMDVAETAEIMGCSQGSVKTHSFRAVNALAQKLKEMGIAP; from the coding sequence GTGGCCACCAACCTGGAGATCGACCATTTCCTGGCGGAAGTGGAACGGCGAGCCTACAAGCACGCCCTGTACGCCATCCACGACCACCACGCCGCCCTGGACGTGGTGCAGAACGCCATGATGAAGCTGGTGGAACGTTATTCTGAGAAAACGGTCCAGGAACTGCCCATGCTGTTCCAGCGCATCCTGCAGAACGCCATCCACGACCATTTTCGCCGGGCAAAGGTGCGTGACTACTGGGTGAAACTGGTGTCGCCCTTGCGGGAAAAGGACGATGACAATACGGAAACCCTGGAGAGCCTGGCAGCCGGTGCCGAGGATTATTCCTCGCCCTCCCCAGAGCAAACCGCCGTGGAAAACCAGCACCTGGCCCTGATCGAGCAGGCCATTAGCGAGCTTCCCGCGCGTCAACGGGAAGCCTTTCTGTTGCGTTACTGGGAAGGGATGGATGTGGCGGAAACCGCCGAAATCATGGGTTGCAGCCAAGGCAGTGTGAAAACCCACAGTTTCCGCGCCGTCAACGCCCTGGCCCAAAAGCTGAAGGAAATGGGCATCGCGCCATGA
- a CDS encoding bifunctional riboflavin kinase/FAD synthetase, whose translation MLMTHGWPQANRPNAVTIGNFDGIHQGHQAMLARLTARAASVGAAPTVLTFEPHPREVFSPQDAPTRLTSLREKLEILRNLGVAHVHICRFNKAFAALSAEDFVKRILVEGLQARYVLVGDDFRFGARRAGDFALLRRLGEEYGFEVEALHTVEAADQRASSTAVRDALASGDMATAAQLLGRPYSISGRVVGGDQLGRKIGYPTANIQLKHNKPPVKGIFAVHVQGLRINGEIRPDWPGVASLGTRPTVHSNGKPTLEVHLFNFNSSIYREHLRVEFLHKLRDEAKFPNLETLIAQIDLDARQARELLNA comes from the coding sequence ATGTTGATGACTCACGGATGGCCCCAGGCCAACCGTCCCAATGCCGTCACCATCGGCAATTTCGACGGCATCCACCAGGGCCATCAGGCCATGCTGGCGCGCCTGACCGCGCGGGCTGCATCCGTGGGCGCGGCCCCCACGGTGCTCACCTTCGAGCCCCACCCCCGGGAGGTCTTCTCCCCCCAGGACGCCCCTACCCGCCTCACCTCCCTGCGGGAGAAACTGGAAATCCTGCGCAACCTGGGCGTGGCCCACGTACATATCTGCCGCTTCAACAAGGCCTTCGCCGCCCTCTCCGCCGAGGACTTCGTCAAGCGCATCCTGGTGGAGGGCCTGCAGGCCCGCTACGTGCTGGTGGGCGACGATTTCCGCTTCGGCGCCAGGCGGGCCGGAGACTTTGCCCTGCTGCGACGCCTGGGCGAAGAATATGGTTTCGAAGTCGAGGCCCTGCATACCGTGGAAGCCGCCGACCAGCGGGCCTCCAGCACCGCCGTGCGGGACGCCCTGGCGTCCGGCGACATGGCCACCGCCGCCCAGCTCCTGGGCCGGCCCTATTCCATCTCCGGCCGGGTGGTGGGCGGCGACCAGCTGGGCCGCAAGATCGGCTATCCCACCGCCAACATCCAGCTCAAGCACAACAAGCCGCCGGTGAAGGGCATCTTCGCCGTGCACGTGCAGGGCCTGCGAATCAACGGAGAAATTCGGCCGGACTGGCCCGGCGTGGCCAGCCTGGGTACCCGGCCCACGGTGCACTCCAATGGCAAGCCCACGCTGGAGGTGCACCTGTTCAACTTCAACAGCTCCATCTACCGGGAGCACCTGCGGGTGGAGTTCCTGCACAAGCTACGGGATGAAGCCAAGTTCCCGAACCTGGAGACGCTCATTGCCCAGATTGATCTGGATGCCAGGCAGGCACGGGAGTTGTTGAATGCCTGA
- the obgE gene encoding GTPase ObgE, producing the protein MKFIDEVRIDVAAGNGGNGCASFRREKFIPMGGPDGGDGGRGGSVWLVADRNINTLVEYRYTRHFKARNGEGGRGSDCYGKGADDIVLRVPVGTVVQDDDTGELLADLARDGQKARVAKGGQGGLGNLHFKSSTNRAPRQCTPGEEGEKRRLHLELKVLADVGLLGMPNAGKSTFIRSVSAAKPKVADYPFTTLHPNLGVVRVDSERSFVVADIPGLIEGAAEGAGLGHQFLRHLARTRLLLHLVDLAPFNPDTDPVREAQAIVEELRKYDEGLYLKPRWLVLNKTDLIDVGERAKRIAAFIQDYGWTGPVFAISAISGDGCQPLVFAIMDHLDAERRADVAEPPGNVLAASAPRGGQEYLGRSGVSFSEDSTE; encoded by the coding sequence ATGAAATTCATCGACGAAGTCCGCATTGACGTGGCCGCCGGCAACGGTGGCAACGGCTGCGCTTCCTTCCGGCGGGAGAAATTCATCCCCATGGGGGGGCCGGACGGGGGCGACGGTGGCCGGGGCGGCAGCGTCTGGCTGGTGGCCGACCGCAACATCAACACCCTGGTGGAATACCGCTACACGCGGCACTTCAAGGCCCGCAACGGCGAAGGTGGCCGGGGCTCCGACTGCTACGGCAAGGGCGCCGATGACATCGTCCTGCGAGTGCCCGTGGGTACCGTTGTGCAGGACGACGACACCGGCGAACTCCTGGCGGACCTGGCCCGTGATGGCCAGAAGGCCCGGGTGGCCAAGGGCGGCCAGGGCGGCCTGGGCAATCTCCACTTCAAATCCAGCACCAACCGGGCGCCGCGCCAATGCACCCCGGGTGAGGAAGGCGAAAAGCGCCGCCTGCATCTGGAACTGAAGGTGCTGGCGGACGTGGGCCTTTTGGGTATGCCCAACGCGGGCAAGTCCACCTTCATCCGCTCGGTGTCCGCCGCCAAGCCCAAGGTGGCCGACTATCCCTTCACTACACTGCATCCCAACCTGGGGGTGGTGCGTGTGGACAGCGAGCGCAGCTTCGTGGTGGCCGACATCCCCGGCCTCATCGAAGGCGCCGCCGAGGGCGCCGGTCTGGGCCACCAGTTCCTGCGCCACCTGGCCCGCACCCGACTGCTGCTGCATCTGGTGGACCTGGCCCCCTTCAACCCGGACACCGACCCGGTGCGCGAGGCCCAGGCCATTGTGGAAGAGCTGCGCAAGTACGACGAAGGCCTTTACCTCAAGCCCCGCTGGCTGGTGCTGAACAAGACGGATTTGATCGACGTGGGTGAACGTGCCAAGCGCATCGCCGCCTTCATCCAGGATTACGGCTGGACAGGCCCCGTCTTCGCCATCTCCGCCATCAGCGGCGACGGCTGCCAGCCCCTGGTTTTCGCCATCATGGATCACCTGGACGCCGAGCGCCGCGCGGATGTGGCAGAGCCCCCAGGAAACGTCTTGGCCGCTTCCGCCCCCCGAGGGGGGCAAGAATACTTGGGGCGCTCCGGCGTTTCCTTCAGCGAGGACTCCACGGAATGA
- a CDS encoding DUF3619 family protein, protein MSEQAFDNTGPTTERVIETLDQGTRHLDARTRSRLYDSRRRALASLHPQHAGQGLLVLRQHPALAVLGLATILLMVAWLALRQPVPSKPVTPDTSALDIQLLTGELPPQVFADWSLVTRENVEAVCLTDS, encoded by the coding sequence ATGAGCGAGCAAGCGTTTGATAACACAGGCCCGACGACCGAACGGGTGATAGAGACCCTCGACCAGGGCACCAGGCACCTGGATGCCCGGACCCGGTCGCGCCTATACGACAGCCGTCGCCGGGCCCTGGCATCCCTTCATCCCCAGCATGCCGGCCAAGGCCTGCTGGTACTGCGCCAGCACCCCGCCCTGGCGGTATTGGGGCTGGCCACCATCCTGCTCATGGTTGCCTGGTTGGCCTTGCGCCAACCCGTCCCCTCCAAGCCCGTCACCCCGGATACCAGCGCCCTGGACATCCAGTTGCTGACCGGGGAACTGCCGCCCCAGGTCTTCGCGGACTGGAGCCTGGTCACCCGCGAGAATGTGGAAGCCGTATGTCTCACCGATTCCTGA
- the rplU gene encoding 50S ribosomal protein L21: MYAVIKTGGKQYKVSAGGKLKVESLPVDVGGEVEIKDVLMVADGDSIKVGTPLLAGASVKATVLAHGRHDKVMIFKMRRRKHYRKTQGHRQNYTEIRIDGISA, from the coding sequence ATGTACGCTGTTATCAAGACCGGTGGCAAGCAATACAAGGTATCCGCCGGCGGCAAACTCAAGGTGGAAAGCCTGCCCGTGGACGTCGGCGGTGAAGTGGAAATCAAGGACGTGCTGATGGTGGCAGACGGCGACAGCATCAAGGTGGGTACTCCCCTGCTGGCCGGCGCTTCCGTGAAGGCCACCGTGCTGGCCCATGGCCGTCACGACAAGGTCATGATTTTCAAGATGCGCCGCCGCAAGCATTATCGCAAGACCCAGGGGCACCGTCAGAACTACACGGAAATCCGCATCGACGGTATTTCTGCCTGA
- the ileS gene encoding isoleucine--tRNA ligase, whose amino-acid sequence MPDYKDTLNLPDTPFPMRGDLAKREPGWIAAWQEKRLYDKLRANAKGRPLFVLHDGPPYANGDIHIGHAVNKILKDIIVKSKTLDGFDAPYVPGWDCHGLPIELVVEKAHGKDIPAAKFRELCREYAASQVARQKADFIRLGVLGDWDHPYLTMDYRFEADIIRELATIQANGHLYLGAKPVHWCVDCGSALAEAEVEYEDKTSPAIDVAFPVADVADLAARLGIPNLDIPAYAVIWTTTPWTLPANRAVAVHADFAYDVIRTPKGLLILARDLAEAAIKRYGFETVETVAQIKGAALEGLKLQHPFYEHQVPVILADFVSLEAGVGLVHIAPGHGHDDYIAGLKYGLEVANPVGGDGKFYADTPLVGGQSIWAGNKTVMEELKGRGHLLAEEKIQHSYPHCWRHKTPIIFRATRQWFIGMDREVKGEGGRGKGQTLRDMAMKAVEDTEFFPAWGRARLEAMMKGRPDWCVSRQRNWGVPIPFFIHKTTGELHPRTTELVEAVAQRVEQAGIEAWFSLDSKELLGDETDQYEKVKDTLDVWFDSGVTHACLLKEREGLKHPADLYLEGSDQHRGWFQSSLLTGCATDGHAPYEALLTHGFVVDGKGMKMSKSKGNVVAPQKVADTLGVDILRLWVASTDYSGELSISDEILKRVTESYRRIRNTLRFLLANTADFDAAKDMLPEGEWLEIDRYALALTRQMQDATLNDYRVYSFHTAVQRLHHFCSEDLGAFYLDILKDRLYTTGANSKPRRAAQSALWHILQTLTRLMAPILSFTAEEIWALQCKSESVFLSLWHELPRQPGEDDLLARWNRLRELRVLAQKRIEEVRTEGKVGSSLQAGVKYLADGTDHDLLAGLGDDLRFVLITSAATVEKATGETRVEVEALAHDKCERCWHVRDDVNADPAHPGLCGRCVSNLHGEGEKRDHA is encoded by the coding sequence ATGCCCGACTACAAAGACACATTAAACCTCCCCGACACCCCCTTCCCCATGCGGGGCGACCTGGCCAAGCGGGAGCCGGGCTGGATTGCCGCCTGGCAGGAGAAGCGGCTGTACGACAAGCTGCGCGCCAACGCCAAGGGGCGGCCCCTGTTCGTGCTGCACGACGGCCCCCCCTACGCCAATGGCGACATCCACATCGGCCACGCGGTGAACAAGATCCTCAAGGACATCATCGTCAAGTCCAAGACCCTGGATGGCTTCGACGCACCCTACGTGCCGGGCTGGGACTGCCATGGCCTGCCCATCGAGCTGGTGGTGGAGAAGGCCCACGGCAAGGACATCCCCGCCGCGAAATTCCGCGAGCTGTGCCGGGAATACGCCGCCAGCCAGGTGGCGCGCCAGAAGGCGGACTTCATCCGCCTGGGGGTGCTGGGGGACTGGGACCACCCCTACCTCACCATGGATTACCGCTTCGAGGCGGACATCATCCGCGAGCTGGCCACCATCCAGGCCAACGGCCACCTGTACCTGGGCGCCAAGCCCGTGCACTGGTGCGTGGACTGCGGCTCCGCCCTGGCCGAGGCCGAGGTGGAATACGAGGACAAGACCTCGCCGGCCATCGACGTGGCCTTCCCCGTGGCGGACGTGGCCGACCTGGCCGCCCGCCTGGGCATCCCCAATCTGGACATCCCGGCCTATGCCGTGATCTGGACCACCACGCCCTGGACCCTGCCCGCCAACCGCGCCGTGGCGGTGCACGCGGACTTCGCCTACGACGTGATCCGCACCCCCAAGGGCCTGCTCATCCTGGCCCGGGACCTGGCGGAGGCCGCCATCAAGCGCTACGGCTTCGAGACCGTGGAAACCGTGGCCCAGATCAAGGGCGCCGCCCTGGAGGGCCTGAAGCTCCAGCATCCTTTTTATGAGCATCAGGTGCCCGTGATCCTGGCGGACTTCGTCAGCCTGGAAGCCGGCGTGGGCCTGGTGCACATCGCCCCCGGCCACGGCCATGACGACTACATCGCCGGCCTGAAGTACGGCCTGGAGGTGGCCAACCCCGTGGGCGGCGACGGCAAGTTCTACGCCGACACCCCCCTGGTGGGCGGCCAGTCCATCTGGGCCGGCAACAAGACCGTGATGGAGGAACTCAAGGGCCGGGGCCACCTGCTGGCGGAGGAAAAGATCCAGCACAGCTATCCCCACTGCTGGCGCCACAAGACCCCCATCATCTTCCGCGCCACGCGCCAGTGGTTCATCGGCATGGACAGGGAAGTGAAGGGGGAAGGGGGAAGGGGGAAAGGTCAAACCCTGCGCGACATGGCCATGAAGGCCGTTGAAGACACCGAGTTCTTCCCCGCCTGGGGCCGGGCCCGCCTGGAAGCCATGATGAAGGGCCGCCCGGACTGGTGCGTGTCCCGCCAGCGCAACTGGGGGGTACCCATCCCCTTCTTCATCCACAAGACCACGGGGGAACTCCATCCCCGCACCACGGAACTGGTGGAAGCCGTGGCCCAGCGGGTGGAGCAGGCCGGCATCGAGGCCTGGTTCAGCCTGGACTCCAAGGAACTGCTGGGCGACGAAACGGACCAGTACGAGAAGGTAAAGGACACCCTGGACGTGTGGTTCGACTCCGGCGTCACCCACGCCTGCCTGCTGAAGGAGCGCGAGGGCCTCAAGCACCCCGCCGACCTGTACCTGGAAGGCTCGGACCAGCATCGCGGCTGGTTCCAGTCCAGCCTGCTCACGGGCTGCGCCACCGACGGCCACGCGCCCTACGAGGCCCTGCTGACCCACGGCTTCGTGGTGGACGGCAAGGGCATGAAGATGTCCAAGTCCAAGGGCAACGTGGTGGCGCCGCAAAAGGTGGCGGACACCCTGGGCGTGGACATCCTGCGCCTGTGGGTGGCCAGCACGGACTACTCCGGCGAACTGTCCATCTCCGACGAGATCCTCAAGCGGGTCACCGAGAGCTACCGCCGCATCCGCAACACCCTGCGCTTCCTGCTGGCCAACACCGCCGACTTCGACGCCGCGAAAGACATGCTGCCGGAAGGCGAGTGGCTGGAGATCGACCGCTACGCCCTGGCCCTCACCCGGCAGATGCAGGATGCCACCCTCAACGACTATCGCGTCTACAGTTTCCACACCGCCGTGCAGCGCCTGCACCACTTCTGCTCCGAGGACCTGGGGGCCTTCTACCTGGACATCCTCAAGGACCGGCTCTACACCACCGGCGCCAACAGCAAGCCCCGGCGCGCCGCCCAGAGCGCCCTGTGGCACATCCTCCAGACCCTGACCCGGCTCATGGCCCCCATCCTCTCCTTCACCGCCGAGGAGATCTGGGCTTTGCAGTGCAAGTCGGAAAGCGTGTTCCTGTCCCTGTGGCACGAACTGCCCCGCCAGCCTGGCGAGGATGACCTGCTGGCCCGCTGGAACCGCCTGCGGGAACTGCGGGTGCTGGCCCAGAAGCGCATCGAGGAGGTGCGCACGGAAGGCAAGGTGGGATCCTCCCTCCAGGCCGGCGTGAAGTACCTGGCCGACGGCACGGACCATGACCTGCTGGCGGGCCTGGGGGACGACCTGCGCTTCGTGCTCATCACCTCCGCCGCCACGGTGGAGAAAGCCACGGGCGAAACCCGGGTGGAGGTAGAGGCCCTGGCCCACGACAAGTGCGAGCGCTGCTGGCATGTGCGCGACGACGTGAATGCCGATCCGGCCCATCCCGGCCTGTGCGGCCGCTGCGTCAGCAACCTCCATGGCGAAGGTGAAAAGCGCGACCATGCGTAA
- a CDS encoding lipoprotein signal peptidase, with translation MRKIFGDNSPTGLRWLWLAGLALVLDQLTKVMVMDSLVAYQDVIPLTGFFNLVHVHNTGAAFSLFADQAGWQRAFFVVLASVAAVVIVYLLRRTRGQPLFCGSLALILGGAVGNLVDRVLYGHVIDFLDFYVGAWHWPAFNVADSAITVGAALLIWDSFRKGKSR, from the coding sequence ATGCGTAAGATCTTCGGCGACAACTCCCCCACCGGCCTGCGCTGGCTGTGGCTGGCCGGCCTGGCCCTGGTGCTGGACCAGCTCACCAAGGTGATGGTCATGGACAGCCTGGTGGCCTACCAGGACGTGATTCCCCTCACGGGCTTCTTCAACCTGGTGCACGTGCACAACACCGGCGCCGCCTTCTCCCTGTTCGCCGACCAGGCAGGCTGGCAGCGGGCCTTCTTCGTGGTGCTGGCCAGCGTGGCCGCCGTGGTCATCGTCTACCTGCTGCGCCGCACCCGGGGCCAGCCCCTGTTCTGCGGCTCCCTGGCTCTGATCCTGGGGGGCGCCGTGGGCAACCTCGTCGACCGGGTGCTGTACGGCCACGTCATCGACTTCCTGGATTTCTACGTGGGCGCCTGGCACTGGCCCGCCTTCAATGTGGCGGACTCCGCCATCACCGTCGGCGCGGCCCTGCTGATCTGGGACAGTTTCAGGAAAGGTAAATCCCGATGA
- a CDS encoding RDD family protein — MTEVEAPSVGRRLLCGLYDGLLLVALLLVATFPFVVLTQKLEPDLARHLLQAYLFLVAGCYFTLFWRKGQTLAMKTWRLRMETTTGEQPGWGRLWLRYGLAWANLAVLGLGWWATWFRSDHQFLQDRLAGTRLVSAR, encoded by the coding sequence GTGACGGAGGTTGAAGCGCCCTCCGTGGGCAGGCGGCTGCTGTGCGGCCTCTATGACGGGCTCCTGTTGGTGGCCTTGCTGCTGGTGGCCACCTTCCCCTTCGTGGTCCTCACCCAGAAACTGGAGCCTGACTTGGCGCGGCATCTGCTGCAAGCCTATCTCTTCCTGGTAGCGGGGTGCTATTTCACCCTGTTCTGGCGCAAGGGCCAGACCCTGGCCATGAAGACCTGGCGACTGCGCATGGAAACGACGACAGGTGAACAGCCGGGCTGGGGCCGCCTCTGGCTGCGATATGGGCTGGCCTGGGCCAACCTGGCTGTCTTGGGACTTGGGTGGTGGGCGACATGGTTTCGCTCAGACCACCAGTTTCTCCAGGACCGCCTGGCGGGCACCCGGCTGGTCAGCGCCCGCTGA
- the ispH gene encoding 4-hydroxy-3-methylbut-2-enyl diphosphate reductase, with translation MNQTILLATPRGFCAGVDRAIAIVEQALKKFGAPIYVRHEVVHNKFVVDDLKAKGAIFIEDMNDVPPGATLIYSAHGVPLSVRHDAEARGLTVFDATCPLVTKVHVEVKKMRESGLEIVMIGHKGHPEVEGTMGQSDTGMYLVEDEADVATLQVQDADNLAYVTQTTLSVDDAARVVNALKARFPHIRGPKKDDICYATQNRQDAVKKLSAECDLVLVVGSPNSSNSTRLREVARNIGLDAHMVDNAGQIDPAWLAGKQRIGITAGASAPEVLVEGVVARLKELGADSVMPLEGIEEKVNFPLPRALVD, from the coding sequence ATGAACCAGACCATTCTTCTCGCCACCCCCCGGGGCTTCTGCGCCGGCGTGGACCGGGCCATCGCCATCGTCGAACAGGCCCTGAAAAAGTTCGGCGCCCCCATCTACGTGCGCCATGAAGTCGTGCACAACAAGTTCGTGGTGGACGACCTGAAGGCCAAGGGCGCCATCTTCATCGAGGACATGAACGACGTCCCCCCCGGCGCCACCCTCATCTACAGCGCCCACGGCGTCCCCCTGTCCGTGCGGCATGATGCCGAGGCCCGGGGCCTGACCGTCTTCGACGCCACCTGCCCCCTGGTCACCAAGGTGCACGTGGAAGTGAAGAAGATGCGGGAATCGGGCCTGGAAATCGTCATGATCGGCCACAAGGGCCATCCCGAGGTGGAAGGCACCATGGGCCAGTCCGACACGGGCATGTACCTGGTGGAAGACGAGGCCGACGTGGCCACCCTCCAGGTGCAGGATGCGGACAATCTGGCCTATGTCACTCAGACCACCCTGTCCGTGGACGACGCCGCCCGGGTGGTCAACGCCCTCAAGGCCCGTTTTCCCCACATCCGCGGTCCCAAGAAGGACGACATCTGCTATGCCACCCAGAACCGCCAGGACGCGGTGAAGAAGCTCTCCGCCGAATGCGACCTGGTGCTGGTGGTGGGCTCGCCCAATTCCTCCAACTCCACCCGCTTGCGGGAGGTGGCACGGAATATCGGTCTGGATGCCCATATGGTGGACAACGCGGGGCAGATCGACCCAGCGTGGCTGGCAGGCAAGCAGCGGATCGGCATCACCGCCGGAGCCTCGGCGCCGGAGGTTCTGGTGGAGGGGGTGGTGGCCCGTTTGAAAGAGCTGGGCGCTGATTCCGTCATGCCGTTGGAGGGGATTGAGGAGAAAGTGAATTTCCCCTTGCCAAGGGCGTTGGTGGACTGA